A region from the Aegilops tauschii subsp. strangulata cultivar AL8/78 chromosome 5, Aet v6.0, whole genome shotgun sequence genome encodes:
- the LOC109773407 gene encoding uncharacterized protein At1g76070 yields the protein MERKPTKKHARTRSGALASFLRSTAASFSSSTATTFGSRPAGGGKASFNHRNAFSGPMVSIVPPEARGGGRRRGGSKQGGGSGYRTPEASSPKVSCIGQIKRSKSKTCKARKAAKNVAPAAACGMDGGACPMPPRPPAHRPKSSLVRRMFSRRSRSSRPSSSSSSHKSSGAADLFKGRPGSSAAVAAAPVSGPGMAGLGQMKRFTSGRGAFQDFDWREAERRGSDVDVDDDYVDDGFVAFSAPLVLGGGVVASEPRKEVNLWRRRPMSPPTPLELP from the coding sequence ATGGAGAGGAAGCCGACGAAGAAGCACGCGAGGACCAGGAGCGGCGCGCTGGCGTCCTTCCTCAGGTCCACGGccgcctccttctcctcctccacgGCCACCACCTTCGGCTCCCGCCCCGCCGGCGGCGGCAAGGCGTCCTTCAACCACCGCAACGCCTTCTCCGGCCCCATGGTCTCCATCGTGCCGCCcgaggcgcgcggcggcggcaggaggcGGGGCGGTAGTAAGCAGGGGGGCGGCAGCGGGTACCGGACGCCGGAGGCCTCGTCGCCCAAGGTGTCCTGCATCGGGCAGATCAAGCGGAGCAAGTCCAAGACCTGCAAGGCCAGGAAGGCGGCAAAGAACGTCGCCCCCGCGGCGGCCTGCGGGATGGATGGCGGCGCCTGCCCCATGCCGCCGCGGCCGCCGGCCCACAGGCCCAAGAGCTCGCTCGTCAGGCGGATGTTCTCCCGACGGAGCAGGTCGTCGCGGCCTTCGTCCTCCTCGTCATCCCACAAGTCGAGCGGCGCTGCCGACCTTTTCAAGGGGAGGCCGGGGAGCAGCGCCGCGGTGGCCGCTGCGCCGGTGTCGGGGCCGGGGATGGCAGGGCTGGGGCAGATGAAGCGGTTCACGAGCGGGCGCGGAGCGTTCCAGGACTTCGACTGGAGGGAGGCCGAGAGGAGGGGCTCCGACGTCGACGTGGACGACGATTACGTGGACGACGGGTTCGTGGCGTTCTCGGCGCCGCTGGTGctgggcggcggggtggtggcgTCGGAGCCCAGGAAGGAGGTGAACCTGTGGCGGCGCCGCCCCATGTCGCCTCCTACTCCGCTGGAGCTCCCATGA